A region of the Flavobacteriaceae bacterium MAR_2010_188 genome:
TTAATTACGAGATTGAATTCAATTAACTCCAAGAATTCTTCTATAAATAATATTATCTTTACATTTCAGAAAAACAAATATTAATCTTTATTCGTTAATTTATTTGGTTAACGGATTTTATATATAAACATATGGGTTGTAACAGTTGTTCAACCGGGAAGGACGGGCAGCCTCGAGGTTGTAAGAATAATGGAACGTGTGGAACAGATAGCTGTAATAAATTAACCGTTTTTGATTGGCTTTCTAATATGTCTTTGCCAGAAGGACAAGAACCATTCAAGGCTGTTGAGGTTCGATTTAAGAACGGCAGAAAACTATACTTTTTAAATAGCGAAAATTTATCCTTGAGTATTGGCGATATCGTAGCTACACAAGCACAGTCGGGCCATGATATCGGTATGGTAACTCTTACCGGCGAATTGGTTCGTATACAGATGAAACGCAAAGGCGTAAATATCAATGACCCTGAAGAGGTAGCGAAAATCTATCGAAAGGCATCCCAAAAAGACATCGACGTTTGGTGTAAGGTTCGCGATAGGGAAGACCCTATGAAGGTGAAGGCAAGACAATTTGCCATTGACCTTAATTTAAGGATGAAAATCTCTGATATAGAATTTCAGGGAGATGGGAGCAAGGCTACCTTTTACTACACCGCTGAAGAAAGAGTAGATTTTAGAGAACTTATAAAACTTTTTGCGAGGGAATTTAGAACTAGGATAGAGATGAAGCAAGTCGGCTTTAGACAAGAAGCTGCTCGACTTGGTGGTATTGGTTCTTGCGGACGCGAGCTGTGTTGCTCAACTTGGCTTACCGAT
Encoded here:
- a CDS encoding Cell fate regulator YaaT, PSP1 superfamily (controls sporulation, competence, biofilm development) produces the protein MGCNSCSTGKDGQPRGCKNNGTCGTDSCNKLTVFDWLSNMSLPEGQEPFKAVEVRFKNGRKLYFLNSENLSLSIGDIVATQAQSGHDIGMVTLTGELVRIQMKRKGVNINDPEEVAKIYRKASQKDIDVWCKVRDREDPMKVKARQFAIDLNLRMKISDIEFQGDGSKATFYYTAEERVDFRELIKLFAREFRTRIEMKQVGFRQEAARLGGIGSCGRELCCSTWLTDFRSVSTSAARYQQLSLNPLKLAGQCGKLKCCLNYELDAYLDALKAFPKTEIKLYTDKGTAVCQKTDIFGGFMWYAYEGEWMNWHKLTTTQANEIINKNKKKEKVASLEEYAIELIAETKSEFENVVGQDSLTRFDTPKSSGNRRKKTNRKKRNNKPNRDVKK